A portion of the Macaca thibetana thibetana isolate TM-01 chromosome 9, ASM2454274v1, whole genome shotgun sequence genome contains these proteins:
- the LOC126962202 gene encoding laforin-like yields MIAIPGGGGGGCWLRGASVTSPGEPRTASGQAGGLRAAGAGWGVGAGPRVSERGGRRGLAPGAGRALGLAGARARLRLGLRAAGSASLALQGGRSEGGGGQRPGKLRRPPRVQLCGLGSEPCATPPQAGEPSQGHPHPRLTDVPGTQMSRGVRGQGAPSLLLPPVKPVTAAPSPRAEAVSAARSDAPRPKDRKIRGEPRDPRPRGAEGCTAPAPTGLFREDASRACPREVLGSWMRKSLLSPAPRPCAF; encoded by the exons ATGATCGCGATTCCCGGGGGCGGTGGCGGCGGCTGCTGGCTCCGAGGAGCCTCTGTGACATCCCCCGGCGAGCCCCGCACCGCCTCCGGGCAGGCGGGAGGGCTGCGGGCGGCTGGCGCCGGGTGGGGAGTCGGCGCCGGGCCCCGGGTGAGTGAACGGGGAGGGCGACGAGGCCTGGCGCCTGGGGCCGGCCGCGCTCTAGGGCTCGCAGGCGCTAGGGCTCGGCTCCGGCTCGGGCTCCGCGCCGCTGGCTCTGCGTCGCTCGCACTCCAG GGAGGGCGCAGCGAGGGAGGGGGCGGGCAGAGACCCGGAAAGCTCCGCAGACCGCCGCGGGTGCAACTTTGCGGCCTGGGGAGCGAGCCTTGCGCAACGCCGCCGCAGGCCGGGGAGCCCAG CCAGGGGCACCCTCATCCCAGGCTGACTGACGTCCCTGGCACCCAAATGTCGCGGGGAGTGCGGGGCCAGGGTGcgccctccctcctcctcccgccAGTAAAACCGGTGACAGCGGCACCCAGTCCCAGGGCGGAGGCCGTCTCTGCTGCGCGCAGCGACGCGCCCAGGCCCAAGGACCGGAAGATCCGCGGGGAACCCAGAGACCCGCGTCCCAGAGGCGCCGAGGGTTGCACCGCGCCCGCTCCCACGGGTCTCTTCCGAGAGGACGCTTCCCGCGCGTGTCCGCGGGAAGTCCTCGGATCCTGGATGAGAAAGAGCCTTCTCTCACCGGCTCCCAGACCCTGTGCTTTTTAA